Proteins from a single region of Planktothrix tepida PCC 9214:
- a CDS encoding transposase, whose amino-acid sequence MCDVKQGTRVRMQLITRKFFCLESNCPQRIFCERIGRVVAAYARQTIRLNDTLRLRRLRKQRKNLTLQQQRKFLQAKTTFKLPNARLVAQWLLKPLEQLNLEQQTFIKYVCDECPECRTLQNLAKSFQELIKQRQPANVLDEWLAQALGSQIMEMKNFAVGIQQDYSAVSAALKYEWSNGQVEGQINKLKLIKRQMYGRANLDLLKARMLYAV is encoded by the coding sequence ATGTGCGATGTTAAGCAAGGAACCAGGGTGCGGATGCAACTAATCACCCGTAAGTTCTTTTGTCTAGAATCAAATTGCCCACAAAGAATATTCTGTGAACGTATTGGCAGAGTAGTGGCTGCTTATGCTAGACAAACAATTCGACTTAACGATACGCTGCGTCTAAGACGATTACGTAAACAAAGGAAGAATTTGACACTTCAACAGCAACGAAAATTTCTCCAAGCCAAAACAACTTTTAAACTCCCCAATGCTCGACTTGTAGCACAGTGGTTATTAAAACCATTAGAACAATTAAATCTAGAACAGCAAACGTTTATCAAGTATGTGTGTGATGAGTGTCCAGAATGCCGCACACTACAAAACCTAGCCAAATCATTCCAAGAATTGATTAAACAACGCCAACCAGCAAATGTTTTAGATGAGTGGCTAGCACAAGCTCTTGGGAGTCAGATTATGGAAATGAAAAACTTTGCAGTTGGTATTCAGCAAGATTACTCGGCAGTCTCTGCTGCTCTCAAGTACGAATGGAGTAATGGTCAAGTTGAGGGACAAATTAATAAGTTGAAGCTAATTAAACGCCAAATGTATGGTCGAGCCAACTTAGATTTACTAAAAGCTCGTATGCTCTATGCAGTTTAA